The DNA region AGGATACCACTACATAGCCCAATTGACGCCGAATCTATTGTGCACTTTAGTATACAACCCACAATTTTGGAGAAGCAAACAGAACCCACTTTGCTGTAGTCCATGTCATGAAAAAACAGTActgcatgaaaaaaaaatgtggctCTGTAATAACGTCATAGCGAATATGCTCCAATTATCACCTGTGATATTCATCTATCTATTTCTAAGTCATCTTTTTAAAAATCAGAATCAGATCAAATTTGTAATATTCATGTGTATAACAACTATAGGTACCTGATGCGTTTAACTTCACATTGCACTTATTTGTGACGACTGTGGTCAGAGTTCAAATGAAGACTTGCTTCAGATATTCTTCTATCTATCAAAGTCATATCAGATTTTTTGGAAAGGAAAATCATATCGATCAGATCTGTTTTCCAAAAGTTCCTGTAAGTATTGTTACACCATAAACTACTGGCTAGCACTAGATTGAGTGCTCATATCATCATATATACTAGTGGCACGAAATGTTACCAAGTGCAACACTAATAACATCATTATTTCCTCATCAAGGAGCACGCCAGTGACGCCACATCTCTTCTCTACTATAATAAATCCATCAGCCAGAAAATTCACCGTATTATGAATCGCCACAATTGCACTGAATGAGTCaactgaaacaaacaaaaacaatgatcGTTATAGTAAAcaacaaagtaaataaaaataaataaaacataaagataATTGAGAAAAACTACTTCAGTAGTGTGAAACCAATATCAGTAACAGCAGGATCAAAGTAAAGTAATTAGTCACTAAGGCCTTGTTTGGTTCgtgaaaaagaaagtaatttctttatttttcccaCGGGAAgggaaatagaagaaaaatgaaattttccgATGACATTTTATTCCGATGTTTGGTTACACAAGAAAAATTATCAGAAAAATTGTTAattaatataacaaaataatatattgtgagtaataaatgTAAGGAAAAGAGATGAGAAAGCTAATGGTTCCTATGAATTTTGGAATAAACCACTTTTCCTTACATTTTCTCAActttcaataaaatattttctttcttttcttaatggTTACTTACCACGAATCAAACGAGGCCTAACTATCGAGTTTTGTATGAAAGTAGACCTTCCAAAAACCTTTGGAATGAGTCGCgagaatcatatatacaacaaGTCGAGTCATCGCAATTGTAACTTACTTGATTGAGTGGGAAATACACTACTGAAGTACTAACTGGTGCACTGACTCAACCATATATATCTTTGGGTTTTAGACAGATATTGCTAGCTACTAGATGCTCCATCTTTTTGATACATTGTTTTAGTAAATCTTTAGTGATAATAATCAAAATCCCAACATCCTTACCATATCTGAATTCAATTCCTTTAAGATATGGTCCCTTCCAACTAGCTATAGTTTACCTCatgtatttaatttcattttaaatcAATCAGTAACACTTTCTTCTTACCTTTAGCTTGATCTTTCTTGTAGTCCTGATCGATCACTATATATGATGACTTCGCTAGTTTTCCATCATgtgaaataaatcaaataattaagcGCATTGCATCAGAAGTTCAGAACACCTGGAGCGACAAGCTAGCAAGATTCGCGTCCTTTGGTGATATTTACCATTTCAAGTCAAATCTGCATGAACAGAAAATTTAACAGTATTGTCCAATTCGATCATTGTCCTCCaacttttttatttgggtGGTCGTCCAGATTTCTTTTGATAAGGTCTGTCTGTCTGTCTTCCAATCCCCTCGATCAGAATATATTTCACAACACGGTCAACAGTAATTCATATCTTCCCCCAGAAAACTAAGCTAATATGTCGATCAGTGTGATAAGAAAGAACAACTCGTAACAAGCTAGGAAGGAACGTTTTGACTCTTTCAGACTAGATCCTTGTCTGCCCCTTGTTGCTAATAGTAAGATCACCAAGATCACCAAGACTTGACCACCTGGGACCGACGACGGTCCTCCACCTTGAATTGGACTACACCAGATGACCACGATAAGACCATTCTGCCCATTTCGTCTGTGTGTAATGGAAAAGGTAGACGATTAGGCTAGGGTTTCTCATACGTCGCATCGTTGCCACTACCAAGCCCCCTGAGTATCGACGACGCGTGGAGGTTTCAGCTAGGGCTTTGGTGCGCGGGGAGAACGAGGGCCGTTGGCTTTTTGTTACAGGGACACTGCATGTCACACGTGGTGAGCAAGGCACTTGCATAGTTGCATTTTGAACATTACAGTCACAGAGGCTCCCACAGTGTTGCTCCATTATGCATGGGGGCCTCGTCTCATCCATGCCCCTACGGCCCCAACCTTTAAGTCAGATGTAAGTGCCAAAACTTCATGCGAGTTCTGGCCTTCTGGGAGTTCCCACGACAGCTCGATCTCATCGGCTTCAGACCATTTTTCTGACACGTGTATAAATCCGACAGCAGTGTCCAGTTTCCAGAGTTTTTTTTCCCGATTTTTACCTGGACCTTTTCCCTTCATTAGGTGTGTTCTGGACCTTCTGGTTGCCtgtattatgtatatatactgtGTATAAGGTCATCTGAGATCAGCTTGATTTACCTGAGACAGAAAAGGACCGGTGAAACAATCTTAGCCAAACAATGGCGCAGTAAGTAGCTGGCAGGAAGATGCATGGTTAGAGGCAAATGGTGCAACAATATATAGTATGGTTGTGACAAACGCTAAAATGTCCTCGTATATTTCATAATCTTTAATTCTAgaacaaattatttttcaacGGGAAATCAATGACAGTGGTGGAGCGTCTCAGTAAAGGAAACCTTTTAACCAACGTTTGAATCAAGTTGTTAAAGTGATCGGACATTGTGATGCAACATATAGTTGAAACATTTCACATGCAATGAGTGATTAAAATTTTAGTGAAGAGAAATAGAGATTATTAGAAAGACCGTTATAGAATTGAGTTGATTTGGGTTATCGAGTTGTCTTTGATTGTGTTTCACATGTATGTTTATTGATGGGGTGTGGCTATTACCACCCCACCAAATGCTTTGTTCATcccacattttaattttaaactaaatattctaatactaaccccataattaagaatttttatgaaaatataatattaaactaaaatccaaacaacaacatttctctacatctttatattggaaaaaaaaaaacaattctcttcatttttcaaatcagatttaataatcacttcaatcttcaacatggTGGAATTATACAGTGTGGTGGGATTGttcgttcttatttttattttatttatgactTCAAACGtagtatttcatatatatatatatataaatatatgttcaTAATCGTAAAGAAAGAACTCAAGAAAGAGAATCGAGGAGAACATAAGATCTGGTTTGAGAATAATGGAGGTATGCGTCAAGtatatcaataaaatattagtatatattttatcatttttgtaattacaagttaaaagaaagaaaataaaaactgttctaggatattctctatgtgtgccttggccttatgccaataggatatgtagttagactagatctatgtattaatatccttaccatattggtattgtgtaattccctatataaagggctcctatcaatgaataagatgatgattctcttgctatctctttgtctctaccattaatccttcatcacgttatcatgcactttgttctaaacctagagccaatagccaccatttttttctaaaccctaaaaaccaaaccctaaaatcgggcagccttgtttttcccgatttccgaccaaaattccgactgtccTCCACCGGAATTTcgatatccccagaaagctctctccgccccggatccaacgccgccggtctcaccctgagaaccggccggaaaagACTcagaaccggccgccggaagattccagaccgccgccgctaccgaccatccggttcaccaccttcccttgctccgatcaacctgaaattttgacagcagcttccccatccagagctgctcctgctatcaaattttcagccccaaattcgaagtataagtaggcgaaacgttatttctcctctcggcagcctctagaaatgtatgttttttgaaaccttaaacttttccaagttcaataactcggggaggataaaatcatttcctcccttctccatctccattctatgcttgggattttgtgcgtgcaggtacccaaatcccggaattttattcgcgggtcaagagtgtgtttgatcactcttgtttctttgttcgggttgtgtttgatcaaccccgacctttcaccggattgtgtttgatcaatccgagacctttttccgaattgtgtttgatcaatttgcggcttttccggattatgtatgatcaatccgaaggacaaaccattaaaagtatcgtttgtgacctctatcgagtctccagattttctcaaaattttaagaacagaaTTGGAactttaaaagtaaaaaataagaCGTGAGGTGAACTGATCGAGCATTTAGTGGGATGAAAGTAACCGCACCCTTATTGATGctaacaaaatattaatttgacgAACTAAATTGACTTTTTGTCAAGTAATATAACGAACTTGTACGTACTCAGTAACTGGGCGGAAATTATATTCCTTACCGTTAGAGAAAGAAATCGTTTTGACGTGATTCTTCAGGTCGGATTAGTACGTAACTTGACCTAGCTAATTAAGAACCTATGAGATATTATGTTGGTCTCCTATAGCTAATTAAGAATCTATGAGATATTATGTTGGTCTCCTATTTAATAAGAGAAGACTATACTGTTAGATAAAATAGTACTGAAATATTACGGTGTATCACTTTCCGTAATGTTTATGAACTTCATGGGACACAGACCAGTCATGTGTGGTCCTCGTCTGATTGGTTGAATTAAGGACGATCGTATCAACTACTTTCAAGGGCTAAATTCCTAACGGCTGTAATGACCttaaaaacacaataaaaaacGATGATTAAGCGATGAATTATGATTTTATGAGTGGCCCTTTACTTGTCGGTTACGGTAATCATGGCGGCGCAAATGTCTTGTACATATTCCGTTTTCCGTTTTGAGGCTTCAAAATAACGGTTCAGTTTTCTATTAATATCCTGCGCCTACTATTAATATCCTGCGCCTATATAAACCAACTTCACACTTCTTAGTTCAACCCAAAAAAGGAAACCACACTCCATTAGCTCACTCCTCTTTCCACCCCATCCACACAAAACACTTGTTTTCCGAAAAGCCATGGACACACAGCTAGAGAGCTTCTGGGTTTTCGCCGTCTTTGCTAAATGCAAATCCTTGTCTTCCCTAAACACCCTTCTAGCCCTCCTCTTCATGTGCATGGCTTGGCTAACCATGTCCTTTCTCTTCTGGGCTTTTCCCGGAGGCCCAGCATGGGGAAAGCACCACTGGAAGAAAACAGATCATCAAATGACCAACAACCCCATTCCCGGACCACGAGGGTTTCCGATCCTCGGCAGCATGAGCCTTATGGCCAAACTAGCTCACCGCAACCTCACTAAAGCGGCTGATCAGTTCGGCGCACGTCGTCTCATGGCGTTCAGCCTCGGTGATAGCCGTGTCATCATCACATGCAACCCTGAAGTCGCCAAGGAAATCCTCCACAGCTCGGTTTTCGCCGACCGACCGATCAAAGAGTCGGCTTACAGTCTCATGTTTAACAGATCTATTGGATTCGCGCCTTACGGGATGTACTGGACTACCCTTAGACGAATCGCCTCTACTCATCTCTTCTGCCCTAAACAAATCTGCGCTTCGGAGCCCCAACGCTTCCAACTTGCCGCCGAAATGGTGTCCATCGTGGCGGCACGTGGCTCTAACGCTCGCAAGTTCTGCGTCCGCGACGTACTGAGGAGAGCTTCTTTGAACAACATGATGTGCTCTGTGTTTGGACGTAAGTATGAGCTGGGGGAGTTGAATAAGGAAACCGAGGAACTGAGTCAGCTTGTTCAAGAAGGTTATGATCTGTTGGGAAAGCTTAACTGGTCTGATCACCTTCCCTGGCTGGCCGGTTTAGACCTCCAGAGCATCCGGCACAGATGTTCCAAACTCGTTCCCAGAGTAAACAGCTTCGTTAGCCGTATTATCAAAGAACATAGAGCAGAAACTGGCCGGCATAACCATAATGATTTTGTGGAcgttcttctctctcttcaaggACCCGAAAAATTGTCCGACCACGACATGATAGCAGTACTGTGGGTAAGACTAAATAATTTAGCTTCCAAATTTCGcgattataatttatttacgGATTGTTTTTATGTTCATTATGTACGTATTTACGTAAAAAATAATGCCAATAATCCCAATATGAGCTAGCTATGATTTTtggctttattaattttgtatatatgttgtccAAACTATAGGAGATGATATTCAGAGGAACGGACACTGTGGCGGTTCTGATAGAGTGGATCCTAGCGAGAATGGTCCTCCATCCCGATATCCAATCAAAGGTTCACGCCGAGCTGGACCGGGTAGTCGGAAAATCAAGGCCGTTGACGGAGACCGACATCCACGCAATGGTATACCTGCCGGCAGTGATCAAAGAGGTGCTAAGGCTCCACCCACCAGGCCCACTACTCTCCTGGGCCCGCTTGGCGATCACAGACACTGTCGTTGATGGATACCATGTGCCTGCGGGAACCACAGCGATGGTGAACATGTGGGCCATCATGAGGAGTCCACAGGTGTGGTCGGACCCGCTAGAGTTCTCGCCGGAGAGGTTTGTGTCGTCCAAGGAATCAGCTGACGTGAGCTTCTCTGTGTTGGGGTCTGACCTAAGGCTGGCGCCATTTGGGTCTGGCCGGAGGAGCTGTCCTGGAAAGTCGTTAGGGTTGGCTATGGTGAGCTTCTGGGTCGGATCGCTTTTGCATGAGTTTGAGTGGAAGCGGGCTGAGGCGGTCGACCTCTCGGAAGTGCTGAAGCTATCATGCGAGATGGCAAACCCTCTCACTGTTCAGGTGCACCCGAGGCGCAGATAAGCTATGGCATCTCTCCTCACACTCaccccaaagaaaaagaactacATGGAAGAAGAGTATTATATGGTTTTTAGAAGTTTTTACGTACTGAGATGTTAAATCTTAATTAAGCCTCTCTATCTCTTGGACCTGTACACTTGGTTTGATCATGTATAATAACGGTCTAAGCAATATGCGTGTAGCTAGTATGATACTTAAGCCTTAGCCTTCGGGGAACAACATGGAATCAATATGTATTTTGTAACCAGTGTTAGTGAATGCTTGAGAGTGATTAAATATACATGGTGCTATATATTctcctgtttgtatgatcacactaattttgaaataaaatgttaTGTAATGAGCGAGTTTATGCATAATTACTTTACACTCACCGCACATATATTGAACGATCGACCTAAACTTGATGATAATATGTGACATAGGATTGTCGAGCCTCTTGCGATCTTGATATTGATATACAACTACTCATCGCACGTATACACTTTATATTCGACCTAAAATTGTGGGTAATATGTGACATGGAAATGTCGATATTCTTGCAATCTTGATATTGATCTACATCGCACTTAAGTCGAGTTAAATGGGGTGAATTCGATTCTACAAGATCAGGAACCTGGCTGTAGATGTGAACCTGTTGGATAGTGTCAAGCAAATTTCTAGGATGATTTGCAAatgtttcttgttcttttgcGCCCAGCCTTGTGGATGCGATAAGACAACTGACAACAGATATATGAACCAGCTCAATATGCAGCTAAGAATCATGTACGCACTAGTGCAGTGCGCTGTATTTGGAACGAGGGCTCTTCTTGTTAAGGCATGTAGCCGGGATAAGCAGCTAGTTTTTTTGTACAAGTAGCTAAGGAGGTATACGATTTCCTTCAAACTTGTGAAAGAATACTTGCTGCGCACCTGTGCGCCTTTCAAGTCAAACGGAGATTACCAGTTCCGAAGGGACCAACGATTGTACGTCTAGGAACATAGCCTAAGGCCACGGCTTTTGTGAGTGTTCAGCACAATACGGTACGGTATGCCACCAGCATAAATGAGGCACACAAGAGCCACCGGCACGAGAAAGATTAAATACCAACCTGGAAGTGATTcgctaagagcatctccaacagtttccttaaaatttctttaaaatggagaagcaaaaatcaaaatcttaaaaaaaaaattatgcttcaactccaacagcttctccattttagagatCTCAgcatttattacaacaataaaaaatgcTATATGAttatgagtgcggctattgagacctctaaatttgctcacttgacttcactttattatgaattattaaatgacatatttatcctcttacacaatgactattaaggacactgattaaacaaaaagtaatattacatttattttctctaaactttctaattcaataataatgccATGCCATAATGGATtgcatattattattttccttatggatttttattttctagttttatcacatacttattaaagtatttatatatttatattatcatacatgtcacatgcatatacaaagtgaaattttttttacaaaaattatgatctatcaattattaaaataatttatcatcatgatcgagtataaaaccaaaaaatataaacttacaaaaaaatagtatatgtaaaatagaaatacaaaagtaataaaaatatagaatagttcatgtaagaacattcatttgatgatcgataaataaaattagaggCACAATCCttgttgtttttaatatttaagaGAATAGTATTTTTTATGATTCGAATGAACTTTTCTCGAAAATtaatgtcattgaaaattatttcttataatttgatcaaaaaacgaatgtctagtgacattttatgcaaaataaaaaaaaattaagaaaattaagaaatcaaggtcgggaatggatgttcgcatgcaaaaagaaaaaaaagaattggaggtatagtgagtgaataagaggtgtaatgaataatatatcaatatatatgtgaattaaaaaaacaaggctattttaagaatttgaaagaaggtctaataagaaaatgtttgtatttaaaaataaaatggaggtgtagagtgaataagaggtatacTGAACATATTTgaaggtcccaatagccgcattctatgattattaataataacaacaacaaaaaatcatatatttcattgcaACATAaattacccaataaaatattttagatttttgttcttatcgTTGGAGCActtgaataattaatatttaggGAATAAAGACTTTGTTGTAAATTTGGGGAAATggtgcttctttttcttctccatccctaTTTTAGGAAATAAGATGAAGAAGctgtatttatttgtttagaccacaaaacaactcaatatttctcaaaattaataaaataaaaaaaatataaaaatcattAGGGATGCTCTAAGTGGGGTTTTCCAGCGGCCCCCTATAGGCAAATGTAATAATTCAGTGTTACGTCATGCGCCCATGGTTTCATGAAGATCAGATTTAACATGACTCTAAAGTTTACTCCAAAATATATTCCTTTTTGCATCGGGGTGGGCACTCCAAGTCATTTCAATAATGAATTGAAGTACGATAATCACTTGTCATAAGCATCAAGTTGAGAGAAGGTGGCATCATATATAAGGATTGAAAGACACAGACGATCGATGATGAACGATGAGAAACGCCTTGAAAAGTACTAGAGAtttacaatcaaacaaataatacACGGTGATCTTGTTGTCTGCATGTTTAAGAGGTGCCTGGTCAAGTCCTAATCAAATCTCTATTGTGATGCCATTAGTTTCAGGTAAGGTCGTTTTCTTCCATTAATTTTTGGGGTCGAGTTCgatattattttgttgtttggtgCCTGTGCCCGTGGGCAACTCGAGTGATGCCACCAGCCCAGCGATGTTGATTTGCTGGGGGATTAGTACAAGGCCTAGCTAATTGCATTGAAGCTTAATTACcatatgtatatgtgtgtgtgacAACTGACAAGATTTGGTAAGATATCTCTCTTGGATCCTATTTTACAAATTGAACATGTCCCTTGTCTATGATGGGACCCTGAGACCCCAGATAGAAATGTATTGTCCTTCGTCACTCGAGCTGTCGAGCATATCAGATCTTGCATGTCTTCGGATGATCTGATTGTTATTGAAGCGAGTACTGTACGGAACTCGAAATTCTGATTACAAAGTGGGTTGGGctggaaattgaaagaaacGTAAAGAAATAAGATTTGTTTCTGAAATAGCTCGAGTCGTATTTTGGGCTGGCCTAACTAAAATAAGACGTGGCTTCTGTGcttgagttttatttgtttggatCTACTTGGAATTTTTCCTAAGCCTGCCACGTCACACCAATAACATCTGATGGTTCCAGATGAAAACTTGGAGAACACCAACATCAACATGTAACAGCAGATTGGAtcattcatcttcttctccaatatGCCTCAATTAACCAAAACTAGAAATGCGTCAACTCGATCAAGTTTGGCAACGggatcctctccttctctGATTCGTTGCGTAAGTTTTCTCCACCAGATCCATTAATACTAGCTTCAATAGGAACTGGTTAATTGCATAATTAATCTTGGTTGCAAGTAAATCTCTGTTTGAAGAAGGGATAGTCcaagttttcaaatttctacGCCCTCGTTCAAATCCCAGGTGCTATTCTCtacttaatttttatttttggaattttgggttctTAAATTCTGTGCTTTCAGTTCTTGGgtttttaagttttgattttgggtggTTGGATTTTTGTAGAGATTTTGAAGTGTTTTGGGGTTCGATTGAgggtgaggaagaagaaaaggtaggataagatgatgatgaaaatgcaACAGGCGTCACACTATTAGTTGTTTGACAGTCGAAGCAACTTGAGAAGATTTCCATTGCTTCACACTCTAGATGGTTTgcagagaggaggagatggatATGAGTTTTGTTGCAGACAAAGTCAAGAAACAAAAGTATAATCTCATGCTTCTCGGTAcaatttatgttttaaaaGACTTCATTTTTCGTCCATTGGATTGTAAAACTGTGACGTGGCAAGCTTAAACAAATTCCAAGAAGATCCTAgcaaaaaaaacccaaacagAGAGGTCGAGTCCAACTAAATAAATGTCTGAGGGCAGCAGAATCCATCCTCCTCCTTATAATTGTCCTAGAAGAGCCGGCGTACCCACATTTCTAATAGATCATGCAAAAACACTAAGGTGAACTATAGCAACATTAGAACTAACCAAAACCTTCACCTGCATCCTTCCCTCAAAATCAACCTTTTTGGATCAGTTACCAAGATCGTCAGCTGCTTGCGATAGAATCATCAGAAACTCGGATGGCACCCCAATTATCACCACAACTCACAACATTGGCTTAGCTAATGTATCACCTACAAAAACAACACAGCTCTAAGAGATAGTCGCATACTCGCATTTTAGCAAGGAATGAAGGACACGAAATAATTGTTGAAGGCGACTCCAAGCTCATTATTGAAGATGTAAACAAGAAATGCAGCATACCAATGGAGACATAATCAAATTGTGGAAGATACCAAGTGCATTGCATGAGAGAGTTCCAAGACATTAGATTCAGACATGTCTTAAGCGAAGCCAATTTTGTTACAGATGCAACGACAAATATGGGACATAGCATcaccagaagaagaaattgcAATCGATCAACCCATGTCTACCTCCATTGCTAGAGCAGTCCTTTCCGACCAACTAGGATGTGGCTACCCTTAAGGCGACTCCTTGtaatcttttctttgttctattttctttcttatacaaaaaaaaaaaacaaaaacaaaattaaaactaatcaAATGGATAATAATTAGGGAAAttcattgaaaagaaaagggtccGCCTATTTTTACAAGAGCAAACCAACTTGGCCATTATTTCTGgaccccaaaaacaaaaagaaaacacagttTTTTTTACTTCTTGCCAAACAAACCAGAATCATGCATTCTAGTCAGTGCCTTCTCCAACTGGCTCCACTTCTGCTCCAAAGTTCCGATGTAACCAATTGACATTCTAACCAGCCCAGGTGAAATCCCAGCCAACTCCTTCTCCTCATTGTTCATTTCACTGCTTGTGCTACTTCCAGAGCAGGACATCAGGGTTTCATAGTACCCCAAGCTCACAGCCATGAACCCAAACTGCGTGTAGTTCTGCAACAGGTTCATCAACCTATTGGCTCTCTCCTCAGTCCCCATGTCGAGGCAGAGAAGTCCACCATAGCCATAATCCTTGTTGATCATGGACTTGAGAAGCTCGTGCTGGGGATGCTCTTCGAGGCCAGGGTATATGACCTTGAGTcccatcttcttcatccttgTGGCATACACCATGGCCCTGTTGCAGTGCTCCTTCATTCTCAGACCCAAGTGAGGGACCCTCTCAGCGAGCTCAAATGCAACCTTGGCATTCATGGTGGGTCCTAGAAGCATTAGGGCACCTTGGTGAAGGTCCATCATCGAGTTCACCAAGCTTGCAGGTCCACACACAACACCTGCAT from Fragaria vesca subsp. vesca unplaced genomic scaffold, FraVesHawaii_1.0 scf0512956, whole genome shotgun sequence includes:
- the LOC101304056 gene encoding cytochrome P450 78A3-like, coding for MDTQLESFWVFAVFAKCKSLSSLNTLLALLFMCMAWLTMSFLFWAFPGGPAWGKHHWKKTDHQMTNNPIPGPRGFPILGSMSLMAKLAHRNLTKAADQFGARRLMAFSLGDSRVIITCNPEVAKEILHSSVFADRPIKESAYSLMFNRSIGFAPYGMYWTTLRRIASTHLFCPKQICASEPQRFQLAAEMVSIVAARGSNARKFCVRDVLRRASLNNMMCSVFGRKYELGELNKETEELSQLVQEGYDLLGKLNWSDHLPWLAGLDLQSIRHRCSKLVPRVNSFVSRIIKEHRAETGRHNHNDFVDVLLSLQGPEKLSDHDMIAVLWEMIFRGTDTVAVLIEWILARMVLHPDIQSKVHAELDRVVGKSRPLTETDIHAMVYLPAVIKEVLRLHPPGPLLSWARLAITDTVVDGYHVPAGTTAMVNMWAIMRSPQVWSDPLEFSPERFVSSKESADVSFSVLGSDLRLAPFGSGRRSCPGKSLGLAMVSFWVGSLLHEFEWKRAEAVDLSEVLKLSCEMANPLTVQVHPRRR